A genome region from Desulfovibrio sp. JC010 includes the following:
- a CDS encoding uracil-xanthine permease family protein: protein MSTSSTEYNFRAKDFVLGAQMLFVAFGALVLVPLLTGLDPNVALFTAGAGTLVFQVVTKGKIPVFLASSFAFIAPIIYGVQTWGIPSTLCGLAAAGLFYVVLSFLIRWRGTDILKKVLPPVVTGPVIMVIGLILAPVAVFMAVGKTGDGSVVLVPEKTALIVSMVSLAVTVAVSLLGKGWLKLIPILCGIIAGYITSLFLGLVNFDAVAAAPWIAMPNFTFPEWNLEAVLFIVPVAIAPAIEHFGDVLAISSVADKDYVKEPGIQNTMLGDGLATSLAAFLGGPPNTTYSEVTGAVALIKIFNPAIMTWAAIVAMSLAFCGKVGAFLSTIPVPVMGGIMVLLFGAIMVVGMNTLVRAGEDLMEARNLAIVALIVIFGVGGMSLPTPFSDEFRLGGIGLAGILGVFLNLVLPQPKKEE from the coding sequence ATGAGCACATCCAGTACTGAATATAACTTTCGGGCAAAAGACTTTGTCCTCGGCGCGCAGATGCTTTTCGTCGCATTCGGCGCACTCGTCCTTGTTCCCCTGCTGACCGGGCTTGATCCCAACGTGGCCCTTTTCACCGCTGGTGCGGGTACGCTTGTTTTCCAGGTTGTGACCAAGGGTAAAATTCCCGTATTTCTGGCTTCCTCTTTTGCCTTCATCGCACCCATCATCTACGGTGTGCAGACCTGGGGCATCCCGTCCACCCTCTGCGGTCTTGCCGCAGCCGGACTTTTCTACGTAGTGCTCAGCTTCCTGATCCGCTGGCGCGGTACCGATATCCTGAAAAAAGTTCTGCCCCCGGTTGTAACCGGCCCGGTGATCATGGTTATCGGTCTGATCCTCGCTCCGGTTGCTGTTTTCATGGCTGTGGGTAAAACCGGAGACGGTTCTGTTGTTCTGGTTCCCGAAAAGACCGCGCTCATCGTCTCCATGGTTTCCCTCGCGGTGACCGTTGCAGTTTCCCTGCTCGGTAAAGGCTGGCTCAAGCTGATCCCCATCCTTTGCGGTATAATTGCCGGTTACATTACTTCCCTGTTCCTCGGTCTGGTTAATTTTGATGCCGTTGCAGCAGCTCCGTGGATCGCAATGCCCAACTTCACTTTTCCCGAATGGAATCTCGAAGCCGTGCTGTTTATCGTTCCGGTAGCGATCGCCCCGGCAATTGAGCACTTCGGTGATGTTCTGGCCATTAGCTCTGTTGCTGATAAAGATTACGTAAAAGAGCCCGGTATCCAGAACACCATGCTCGGTGACGGTCTGGCTACCTCTCTCGCGGCTTTCCTCGGCGGACCTCCGAACACCACTTACTCCGAAGTTACCGGAGCGGTGGCTCTGATCAAGATTTTCAACCCCGCCATCATGACCTGGGCTGCAATTGTAGCCATGTCCCTCGCATTCTGCGGCAAGGTCGGCGCATTCCTCTCCACCATCCCCGTTCCGGTAATGGGCGGTATCATGGTTCTGCTCTTCGGTGCGATCATGGTTGTAGGTATGAACACCCTCGTACGTGCCGGTGAAGATCTCATGGAAGCCCGCAACCTCGCCATTGTGGCCCTGATCGTAATCTTCGGCGTGGGCGGCATGTCTCTGCCCACTCCTTTCAGCGATGAGTTCAGACTCGGCGGAATCGGCCTTGCCGGTATCCTCGGTGTTTTCCTGAACCTTGTGCTGCCGCAGCCTAAGAAGGAAGAATAG
- the upp gene encoding uracil phosphoribosyltransferase yields the protein MAVHVVDHPLVRHKLGILREDGISTSRFRALAQEISRLLTYEATKDLATESKTINGWAGEVEVEEIKGKKITVVPILRAGLGMMDGVLDMVPGARVSVVGFYRDEETLQPVEYYVKLASNINERIALILDPMLATGGTLLATIDLLKKSGCTNIKGLFLVAAPEGIEKIVNAHPDVDIYVASIDEKLNDVGYILPGLGDAGDKIFGTK from the coding sequence GTGGCGGTACATGTGGTAGACCATCCTTTGGTAAGACACAAGCTCGGCATTCTCCGTGAAGACGGCATCAGCACAAGTCGTTTTCGCGCTCTGGCTCAGGAAATTTCCAGACTCCTCACTTACGAGGCAACTAAAGACCTCGCAACCGAATCCAAAACCATCAATGGTTGGGCCGGTGAAGTTGAAGTTGAGGAAATCAAGGGTAAAAAAATCACCGTAGTTCCTATTCTCAGGGCCGGCCTCGGTATGATGGACGGCGTGCTGGACATGGTTCCCGGTGCCCGCGTCAGTGTTGTCGGTTTTTACCGTGACGAAGAGACTTTGCAGCCTGTCGAATATTACGTCAAGCTTGCAAGCAATATTAATGAGCGCATCGCGCTTATTCTTGACCCCATGCTCGCTACCGGTGGAACCCTGCTGGCTACAATCGATCTTCTCAAGAAGTCCGGCTGTACCAACATTAAAGGTCTGTTCCTCGTTGCGGCTCCCGAAGGGATTGAGAAAATTGTCAACGCCCACCCGGACGTTGATATCTACGTCGCGTCGATCGATGAAAAACTTAACGATGTAGGATACATTCTCCCCGGTCTCGGAGACGCGGGTGATAAGATATTCGGCACCAAGTAA